Proteins encoded in a region of the Mycolicibacterium duvalii genome:
- a CDS encoding CDGP domain-containing protein, with amino-acid sequence MKRCLVGALGALLLTAGLITAAPPASAGCQYGGQFLSKCDGPVQPDGTWQRCVGVLRYVPSGFSSHLVPQKHCVVMGPGRPVADPAVADPPWPIPD; translated from the coding sequence GTGAAGCGCTGCTTGGTCGGAGCACTGGGTGCCCTACTGCTGACCGCGGGGTTGATCACCGCGGCGCCGCCGGCGAGCGCCGGTTGCCAGTACGGCGGACAGTTCCTCAGCAAGTGCGACGGCCCTGTCCAGCCCGACGGTACCTGGCAGCGCTGCGTGGGCGTGCTGCGGTACGTGCCGAGTGGCTTCAGTTCCCATCTGGTGCCGCAGAAACACTGCGTCGTCATGGGTCCCGGCCGGCCGGTGGCGGACCCGGCCGTGGCCGATCCGCCCTGGCCGATCCCCGATTGA
- the tsaE gene encoding tRNA (adenosine(37)-N6)-threonylcarbamoyltransferase complex ATPase subunit type 1 TsaE, whose amino-acid sequence MSELSGTAELPTTEDTVALGTELGASLRAGDVVVLSGPLGAGKTVLAKGIAQALDVDGPVVSPTFVLARVHRARRPGAPAMVHVDLYRLLDQDTVDLLAELDSLDLDTDLDDAVVVVEWGEGVAERLSERHLDIRLERGSDTEMRTAMWQWSRP is encoded by the coding sequence ATGAGTGAGTTGTCGGGCACCGCCGAACTGCCCACCACCGAGGACACGGTCGCGTTGGGCACCGAGCTGGGGGCTTCCCTGCGTGCGGGCGACGTGGTGGTGCTGTCCGGACCGCTCGGTGCTGGGAAAACGGTGCTGGCCAAGGGAATCGCGCAGGCTCTCGACGTGGACGGACCGGTCGTCTCGCCGACGTTCGTGCTGGCCCGGGTGCACCGCGCCCGCCGCCCCGGGGCGCCGGCGATGGTGCACGTCGACCTGTACCGGCTACTGGATCAGGACACGGTGGACCTGCTCGCCGAACTGGATTCGCTGGACCTCGACACCGACCTCGACGACGCCGTCGTGGTGGTGGAGTGGGGCGAGGGGGTGGCCGAACGGCTGTCGGAGCGCCATCTCGACATCCGCCTGGAGCGCGGCTCGGACACCGAGATGCGCACCGCGATGTGGCAGTGGAGCCGACCATGA
- a CDS encoding nuclear transport factor 2 family protein, which yields MTQLIDELLVLEHAGWRSLCDGTGDAFYGELMTDDAVMVLANGMVMDRAAVTSALGQSPPWQRYEISDVRVIAISGDTAALVYTGTAWRAGTEEPFVGAMSSVYHRTGDGWLLALYQQSPRG from the coding sequence ATGACGCAACTGATCGACGAATTGCTGGTACTCGAACATGCCGGCTGGCGGTCGCTGTGCGACGGCACCGGCGACGCCTTCTACGGCGAGCTGATGACCGACGACGCCGTCATGGTGCTCGCCAACGGCATGGTGATGGACCGCGCGGCGGTGACCTCGGCGCTGGGCCAGTCGCCGCCATGGCAGCGCTACGAGATCAGCGACGTCCGAGTGATCGCGATCTCCGGTGACACCGCCGCGCTGGTCTATACCGGCACCGCGTGGCGGGCCGGCACGGAAGAACCGTTCGTCGGGGCGATGTCGTCGGTCTATCACCGCACCGGGGACGGCTGGCTGCTGGCGTTGTACCAGCAGTCGCCCCGCGGCTGA
- the rimI gene encoding ribosomal protein S18-alanine N-acetyltransferase, whose protein sequence is MTAQYGPLTPNDAARCAELEAQLFDGDDPWPERAFLAELAAKHNHYVAARVEDKLVGYAGIARLGRLRPYEYEIHTIGVDPAYQGKGIGRQLLSRLLEYADGATIFLEVRTDNEPAIALYESAGFTRVGLRKRYYRVSGADAYTMKRERQ, encoded by the coding sequence ATGACCGCGCAGTACGGTCCACTGACCCCCAACGACGCGGCGCGGTGTGCCGAGCTCGAGGCCCAGCTCTTCGACGGCGACGACCCGTGGCCGGAGCGGGCGTTCCTGGCCGAGCTCGCCGCCAAACACAACCACTACGTCGCCGCCCGGGTGGAGGACAAGCTGGTGGGCTACGCGGGCATTGCGCGGCTGGGACGGCTGCGGCCCTACGAATACGAGATCCACACCATCGGTGTCGACCCCGCCTACCAGGGTAAGGGCATTGGCCGTCAGCTACTGAGCCGGCTGCTCGAATATGCCGACGGGGCAACGATCTTCCTCGAGGTCCGGACGGACAACGAGCCGGCGATCGCACTGTACGAGAGCGCCGGATTCACCCGGGTCGGGCTGCGCAAGCGCTACTATCGCGTCAGCGGCGCCGACGCCTACACGATGAAACGGGAACGGCAATGA
- a CDS encoding nuclear transport factor 2 family protein yields MSGLADTLAVTELLYRYAELIDAGDFAGVGQLLGRGRFMGVSGADDIAGLFAATTRRFPEHGNTPRTRHLVLNPIVEVDGDAAQARSTFCVVQQTGTVALQPIVVGRYADSFARDGSGWFFTDRHVDIEMLGDVSDHLLIDPRRFG; encoded by the coding sequence GTGAGCGGTCTCGCCGACACGCTGGCGGTCACCGAGTTGCTCTACCGGTACGCCGAGCTGATCGACGCAGGCGACTTCGCCGGCGTCGGGCAGCTACTGGGCCGCGGGCGCTTTATGGGGGTGTCCGGCGCGGATGACATCGCCGGCCTGTTCGCCGCCACCACGCGCCGGTTTCCCGAGCACGGCAACACTCCGCGGACGCGCCATCTGGTGCTCAACCCGATCGTCGAGGTGGACGGCGACGCGGCGCAGGCGCGCTCGACGTTCTGCGTGGTGCAGCAGACCGGCACGGTCGCGCTGCAGCCGATCGTCGTCGGGCGCTATGCGGACTCCTTCGCCCGCGACGGCTCCGGGTGGTTCTTCACCGACCGCCACGTCGACATCGAGATGCTCGGCGACGTCTCCGACCACCTGCTGATCGACCCCCGCCGCTTCGGCTGA
- a CDS encoding glutamate decarboxylase: MPNVSRHSSLTPAYTGRMSNNPIPALRLPDESMEPELTYRYIHDELMLDGSSRLNLATFVTTWMDPEAGELMSETFDKNMIDKDEYPVTAAIEQRCVCMVADLFHAENLRDDDPSTAIGVSTVGSSEAVMLAGLAMKWRWRDKFAGTDGDGWKSRTPNLVMGSNVQVVWEKFCRYFDVEARYLPMADGRYVVTPEQVVDAVDEDTIGVVAILGTTFTGELEPVGEICAALDTLARGGGPDVPVHVDAASGGFVVPFLHPDVVWDFRLPRVVSINVSGHKYGLTYPGIGFVVWRNSDHLPEDLVFRVNYLGGDMPTFTLNFSRPGNQVVGQYYNFLRLGREGYTSVMRTLSETAQWLSHELAAMTGPDNRPAFQVISDGSAIPVVAFKLVDGTKFTVFDVSSLLRGYGWQVPAYTMPDNASDVAVLRVVVREGFSANLARALRDDLVEVLAKLDKVGVGGFADEEHFAH; this comes from the coding sequence ATGCCCAACGTATCCCGTCACTCGTCGCTGACCCCCGCCTACACCGGGCGGATGTCCAACAACCCGATCCCGGCGCTACGGCTGCCCGACGAGTCGATGGAGCCCGAGCTGACCTACCGCTACATCCACGACGAGCTGATGCTCGACGGCAGTTCGCGGTTGAACCTCGCGACGTTCGTGACCACCTGGATGGACCCCGAAGCCGGCGAGTTGATGTCGGAGACGTTCGACAAGAACATGATCGACAAGGACGAGTATCCGGTCACCGCGGCCATCGAGCAGCGCTGCGTGTGCATGGTGGCCGACCTGTTCCACGCCGAGAACCTGCGCGACGACGATCCGTCCACCGCGATCGGGGTGTCGACCGTGGGCTCCAGCGAGGCCGTCATGCTGGCCGGCCTGGCCATGAAGTGGCGCTGGCGCGACAAGTTCGCCGGCACCGACGGCGACGGATGGAAAAGCCGCACGCCGAACCTGGTGATGGGCTCCAACGTGCAGGTGGTGTGGGAGAAGTTCTGCCGCTACTTCGACGTCGAGGCCCGCTACCTGCCGATGGCCGACGGCCGCTACGTCGTCACCCCCGAACAGGTGGTCGACGCCGTCGACGAGGACACCATCGGGGTGGTGGCGATCCTGGGCACCACGTTCACCGGCGAACTCGAACCGGTCGGGGAGATCTGCGCGGCGCTGGACACGCTGGCGCGCGGCGGTGGTCCGGACGTGCCGGTGCACGTCGACGCCGCCAGCGGCGGGTTCGTCGTGCCGTTCCTGCACCCGGACGTGGTGTGGGACTTCCGGCTGCCGCGGGTGGTGTCGATCAACGTCAGCGGCCACAAGTACGGGCTGACCTATCCCGGCATCGGGTTCGTGGTGTGGCGAAACTCCGACCACTTGCCCGAGGACCTGGTGTTCCGGGTCAACTACCTCGGCGGCGACATGCCGACGTTCACGCTGAACTTCTCCCGGCCCGGCAATCAGGTCGTCGGCCAGTACTACAACTTCCTGCGGCTGGGTCGCGAGGGCTACACCTCGGTGATGCGGACACTGTCGGAGACCGCGCAGTGGCTCTCCCACGAACTGGCCGCGATGACCGGACCCGACAACAGACCGGCGTTCCAGGTGATCTCGGACGGCTCGGCGATCCCCGTGGTGGCGTTCAAGCTGGTCGATGGCACTAAATTCACCGTCTTCGACGTCTCCTCGCTGTTGCGCGGGTACGGCTGGCAGGTGCCGGCGTACACCATGCCCGACAACGCCAGCGACGTGGCCGTGCTGCGCGTGGTGGTACGGGAGGGGTTCTCGGCGAATCTCGCGCGGGCGCTGCGCGACGACCTGGTGGAAGTGCTGGCCAAGCTGGACAAGGTCGGTGTCGGCGGGTTCGCCGACGAGGAGCATTTCGCCCACTGA
- the alr gene encoding alanine racemase, which produces MNEPAAVCTASIDLDAVAHNVAVLREQAGSAAVMAVVKADGYGHGASQVGRAALAAGAAELGVATVAEALALRADGITAPVLAWLHPPGTDFGPALLADVQIAVSSLRQAGEVLDAVARTGRPALLTVKVDTGLSRNGVAPAQYPAVLDAVGRAVADGAVHARGLMSHLAHGDDPDHPFNDVQAGRLTEMAALGRARGVNFDIVHLSNSPAALTRADLAFDLVRPGIAVYGLTPIPDRGSMGLRPAMTVKCPVAQIRSIRAGDGVSYGHTWIASRDTTLALIPAGYADGVFRTLSNRLEVQINGRRYRNVGRICMDQFVVDLGPGPVDVSEGDDAILFGPGDHGEPTAQDWADMLGTINYEVATSPRGRIGRSYRGGGTR; this is translated from the coding sequence ATGAACGAACCCGCGGCGGTGTGCACCGCGTCGATCGACCTCGACGCGGTCGCCCACAACGTCGCTGTACTGCGCGAACAGGCCGGTTCGGCGGCCGTGATGGCTGTCGTGAAGGCCGACGGGTACGGCCACGGCGCCTCCCAGGTGGGGCGGGCCGCGCTGGCCGCCGGCGCCGCCGAGCTCGGGGTGGCCACCGTCGCGGAGGCGCTCGCGCTGCGCGCCGACGGCATCACCGCGCCGGTCCTGGCGTGGCTGCATCCGCCGGGCACCGATTTCGGGCCGGCGCTGCTGGCCGACGTGCAGATCGCGGTGTCGTCGCTGCGGCAGGCCGGCGAGGTGCTCGACGCCGTCGCCCGGACCGGGCGTCCCGCGCTGCTCACGGTCAAGGTGGACACCGGCCTGAGCCGTAACGGGGTGGCCCCCGCGCAGTACCCGGCGGTGCTCGACGCCGTGGGCCGAGCCGTCGCCGACGGCGCCGTGCACGCCCGTGGCCTGATGTCGCACCTGGCCCACGGCGACGACCCCGACCACCCCTTCAACGACGTGCAGGCCGGGCGGCTCACCGAGATGGCCGCGCTGGGGCGCGCCCGCGGAGTGAACTTCGACATCGTGCACCTGAGCAACTCACCGGCCGCGTTGACGCGAGCCGATCTGGCATTCGACCTGGTGCGCCCCGGCATCGCCGTCTACGGGCTCACCCCGATCCCCGACCGTGGCAGCATGGGCCTGCGCCCGGCGATGACCGTGAAATGCCCGGTGGCGCAGATCCGTTCGATCCGGGCCGGCGACGGCGTCTCCTACGGGCACACCTGGATCGCATCGCGCGACACCACGCTGGCCCTGATACCGGCCGGCTACGCCGACGGGGTGTTCCGCACGCTGAGCAACCGGCTGGAGGTCCAGATCAACGGCCGGCGCTACCGCAACGTCGGACGTATCTGCATGGACCAGTTCGTCGTCGACCTCGGCCCCGGCCCGGTCGACGTGTCCGAGGGTGACGACGCGATCCTGTTCGGCCCCGGCGATCACGGCGAACCGACGGCGCAGGACTGGGCCGACATGCTGGGCACCATCAATTACGAGGTCGCGACCAGCCCGCGCGGCCGGATCGGGCGCAGCTACCGCGGAGGCGGTACCCGGTGA
- the tsaB gene encoding tRNA (adenosine(37)-N6)-threonylcarbamoyltransferase complex dimerization subunit type 1 TsaB — protein MSRLVLAIDTATPAVTAGVVRMHNGPDAGVEVLDEQVTVDPRAHAERLTPNIVAALWEARVGPGELDAVVVGCGPGPFTGLRVGMATAAAFGHALAVPVRGVCSLDAIAAGSVGEVLVVTDARRREVYWARYRDGKRIDGPAVNVAADVPAGARAVAGSREHAALFGLQMLPAEYPTAAGLVAAVDDWVGEPEPLVPLYLRRPDAKPQAVPR, from the coding sequence ATGAGTCGTCTGGTGCTGGCCATCGACACCGCCACCCCCGCGGTGACCGCCGGGGTGGTGCGGATGCACAACGGCCCCGATGCCGGTGTCGAGGTGCTCGACGAACAGGTCACCGTCGATCCGCGCGCCCACGCTGAGCGGCTGACCCCGAACATCGTTGCCGCGCTATGGGAAGCGCGCGTCGGCCCCGGCGAGCTCGATGCCGTCGTCGTCGGGTGCGGCCCCGGTCCGTTCACCGGCCTGCGGGTCGGCATGGCCACGGCCGCGGCCTTCGGCCACGCGCTCGCCGTGCCGGTACGCGGGGTGTGCAGCCTGGACGCGATTGCGGCGGGCAGCGTGGGGGAGGTACTCGTCGTCACCGACGCGCGGCGCCGGGAGGTCTACTGGGCGCGCTACCGCGACGGCAAGCGGATCGACGGGCCCGCGGTCAACGTGGCCGCCGACGTGCCCGCCGGCGCCAGGGCGGTGGCCGGGTCCCGCGAGCACGCCGCGTTGTTCGGCCTGCAGATGTTACCTGCGGAGTACCCGACGGCAGCGGGACTGGTTGCCGCGGTGGATGATTGGGTCGGCGAGCCGGAGCCGCTGGTACCCCTGTATCTGCGCCGACCCGACGCCAAGCCGCAGGCGGTGCCGCGATGA
- the tsaD gene encoding tRNA (adenosine(37)-N6)-threonylcarbamoyltransferase complex transferase subunit TsaD translates to MIILAIESSCDETGVGIAELGDDGSVTLLADEVASSVDEHARFGGVVPEIASRAHLEALGPTMRRALAAAGVDKPDIVAATIGPGLAGALLVGVAAAKAYSAAWGVPFYGVNHLGGHLAADVFDHGPLPESVGLLVSGGHTHLLHVRSLGEPIIELGSTVDDAAGEAYDKVARLLGLGYPGGRVLDELAREGDRDAIVFPRGMTGPRDDPYAFSFSGLKTAVARYVERHPDASNADVAAGFQEAVADVLTMKAVRAAETLGVSTLLIAGGVAANSRLRELAAQRCEAAGLTLRIPRPRLCTDNGAMIASFAAHLIAAGATPSPLDAASDPGLPVVRGQVA, encoded by the coding sequence ATGATCATCCTGGCCATCGAAAGCTCCTGCGACGAAACCGGTGTGGGCATCGCCGAGCTCGGCGACGACGGCTCGGTCACCCTGCTGGCCGACGAGGTGGCTTCCAGCGTCGACGAGCACGCGCGGTTCGGCGGGGTGGTACCCGAGATCGCGTCCCGGGCCCATCTGGAGGCGCTCGGACCGACGATGCGCCGCGCGCTTGCTGCCGCCGGTGTCGACAAGCCTGACATCGTGGCGGCCACCATCGGGCCGGGACTGGCCGGTGCTCTGCTGGTGGGAGTGGCTGCGGCCAAAGCCTATTCGGCTGCATGGGGAGTGCCGTTCTACGGTGTGAACCACCTCGGCGGGCATCTGGCCGCCGACGTGTTCGACCACGGACCGCTGCCGGAGAGTGTCGGCCTGCTGGTCTCCGGCGGCCACACCCATCTGCTGCACGTACGGTCACTGGGCGAGCCGATCATCGAGCTGGGCTCGACCGTCGACGACGCCGCCGGCGAGGCCTACGACAAAGTGGCCCGGCTGCTGGGCCTCGGGTATCCCGGCGGCAGGGTGCTCGACGAGCTGGCCCGCGAGGGTGACCGCGACGCGATCGTCTTCCCGCGGGGCATGACCGGGCCGCGCGACGATCCGTATGCGTTCAGCTTCTCCGGGCTCAAGACCGCGGTGGCGCGGTATGTGGAGCGCCATCCCGACGCGTCCAACGCCGACGTGGCTGCAGGCTTCCAGGAGGCCGTGGCCGACGTGCTGACGATGAAGGCGGTGCGCGCCGCCGAGACGCTGGGCGTGTCGACGCTGCTGATCGCCGGTGGCGTCGCGGCGAACTCGCGGCTGCGGGAACTGGCCGCCCAGCGCTGCGAGGCGGCGGGTCTGACGCTGCGCATTCCCCGACCGCGGCTGTGCACCGACAACGGCGCGATGATCGCGTCGTTCGCGGCGCATCTGATCGCGGCCGGGGCAACGCCGTCGCCGCTGGACGCGGCCAGCGATCCCGGCCTGCCGGTGGTGCGGGGGCAGGTGGCGTGA
- a CDS encoding NAD(P)H-hydrate dehydratase has translation MRYYYSADQIRSAEAPLLAALPEGKLMRRAAFGLATAIARDLTTVAGKAVCAVVGSGDNGGDALWAATFLRRRGTRATAVLLNPERAHARALAAFRRSGGQVVDTVPAATDLVIDGVVGISGSGPLRPEAARVFDAVHAAGIPVVSVDLPSGVDVHTGATDGAHVRPAMTVTFGGLKPVHALGPCGRVELVDIGLDLPPSDTRGFEDVDVAARWPVPGPTDDKYTQGVTGVMAGSDTYPGAAVLCTGAAVAATSGMVRYAGTAAQQVLAQWPEVIATSTFTTTGRVQSWVVGPGLGTDETAAAALCFALEADVPVIVDADALTILAAHPELVDGRSTATVLTPHAGEFARLAGAPPGPDRVADTRRLADRLGVTVLLKGNVTVIAEPGSGAVYLNAAGASWAATAGSGDVLSGVIGALLAAGLPAGEAAAAAAFVHSRAAQLSALDPGPGPAPTSASRILAHLRTAVGSIL, from the coding sequence ATGCGGTACTACTACAGCGCCGACCAGATCCGGTCGGCCGAAGCCCCGCTGTTGGCGGCGCTGCCGGAAGGCAAGCTGATGCGCCGCGCGGCGTTCGGGCTGGCCACCGCGATCGCCCGCGACCTGACCACGGTGGCGGGAAAGGCCGTGTGCGCGGTCGTCGGATCCGGCGACAACGGCGGAGATGCGTTGTGGGCAGCCACCTTCCTGCGTCGCCGCGGTACCCGGGCCACCGCTGTCCTGCTCAATCCCGAACGCGCCCATGCCCGCGCGCTGGCGGCGTTCCGGCGCAGCGGCGGCCAGGTGGTCGACACCGTCCCGGCGGCAACCGATCTGGTGATCGACGGGGTGGTCGGCATCTCCGGGTCCGGGCCGCTACGCCCCGAAGCCGCGCGGGTCTTCGACGCGGTGCATGCTGCCGGGATCCCGGTGGTCTCGGTCGACCTGCCCAGCGGGGTCGACGTGCACACCGGCGCAACTGACGGCGCCCACGTCCGGCCTGCGATGACGGTCACCTTCGGCGGACTCAAACCGGTGCACGCCCTCGGGCCGTGCGGCCGCGTCGAACTGGTCGACATCGGACTCGACCTTCCGCCCAGCGACACCCGCGGGTTCGAGGACGTCGACGTCGCCGCGCGCTGGCCCGTACCCGGACCGACCGACGACAAGTACACCCAGGGCGTCACCGGGGTGATGGCAGGCTCGGACACCTACCCCGGCGCCGCGGTGCTGTGCACCGGCGCCGCGGTGGCCGCGACCTCGGGCATGGTCCGCTATGCCGGCACGGCTGCCCAGCAGGTGCTCGCGCAGTGGCCCGAGGTCATCGCCACCTCCACCTTCACGACCACCGGCCGGGTGCAGTCCTGGGTCGTCGGGCCGGGGCTGGGTACCGACGAGACCGCGGCGGCCGCACTGTGTTTCGCATTGGAGGCCGATGTGCCGGTGATCGTCGACGCCGACGCGCTGACCATCCTGGCCGCGCACCCCGAACTCGTCGACGGCCGCAGCACCGCCACCGTGCTCACTCCGCACGCCGGGGAGTTCGCCCGCCTGGCCGGCGCCCCGCCCGGACCCGACCGCGTCGCCGACACCCGCCGGCTGGCCGACCGCCTCGGCGTCACCGTGCTGCTGAAGGGCAACGTGACCGTGATCGCCGAGCCGGGTTCGGGAGCCGTCTACCTGAACGCGGCCGGGGCGTCGTGGGCGGCCACGGCAGGATCCGGCGACGTGCTCTCCGGCGTCATCGGCGCGCTGCTCGCCGCCGGTCTGCCCGCCGGGGAGGCCGCGGCCGCGGCGGCGTTCGTGCATTCCCGCGCGGCCCAACTGTCGGCGCTCGACCCCGGGCCGGGCCCGGCGCCGACCTCGGCGTCCCGGATCCTGGCGCATCTGCGCACGGCGGTGGGCTCGATCCTCTAG
- a CDS encoding alpha/beta fold hydrolase has protein sequence MNGRAGWLAGLAGVAAVGSAAGVTAARSLRRRVTEDDPHRDEDFELLDADRSSVVTTADGVPLAVRETGPPDAPLTVVFAHGFCLRMGSFHFQRARLTEQWGDQVRMVFYDQRGHGLSGNAPPDSYTVEQLGQDLESVLAVTASRGPVVLVGHSMGGMTVLSHARQYPQRYPTRVVGAAIISSAAEGVSRSPLGEILNNPALEAVRFAARYAPGAVHRGRGAARAVIGPILRAASYGDEEMSPSVVAFSEKMMHDTTITTLVEFLHALEVHDETAGLETLSKVPTLVACGDRDLLTPLEYSQEMARAMPKAELLIVGGAGHLVQLERPEVIDDALVRLVERATPSKLVALTRRVRERVWSYE, from the coding sequence GTGAACGGACGTGCAGGATGGCTGGCGGGGCTGGCCGGCGTGGCCGCCGTCGGTTCGGCGGCCGGGGTCACTGCGGCCCGCTCGCTGCGTCGCCGGGTCACCGAGGACGATCCGCATCGCGACGAGGACTTCGAGCTGCTCGACGCCGACCGCAGCTCGGTGGTCACCACCGCCGACGGCGTGCCGCTGGCGGTGCGCGAGACCGGACCCCCCGACGCGCCGCTGACCGTCGTGTTCGCACACGGCTTCTGTCTGCGGATGGGTTCTTTTCACTTCCAACGCGCCCGCCTGACCGAGCAGTGGGGCGACCAGGTCCGGATGGTGTTCTACGACCAGCGCGGCCATGGACTGTCCGGCAACGCCCCGCCCGACAGCTACACCGTCGAGCAACTCGGCCAGGATCTGGAGAGCGTGCTGGCGGTGACCGCGTCGCGCGGCCCCGTGGTGCTGGTGGGCCACTCGATGGGCGGCATGACGGTGCTGTCCCACGCCCGGCAGTACCCGCAGCGCTACCCGACCCGCGTCGTCGGTGCGGCGATCATTTCCTCGGCAGCCGAAGGGGTTTCGCGATCCCCGCTCGGCGAGATCCTGAACAACCCGGCGCTGGAGGCGGTGCGCTTCGCGGCCCGCTACGCCCCCGGTGCGGTGCACCGCGGCCGCGGCGCGGCGCGGGCGGTGATCGGCCCGATCCTGCGGGCGGCGTCCTACGGTGACGAGGAGATGAGCCCGAGCGTGGTCGCGTTCTCCGAGAAGATGATGCACGACACCACCATCACCACGCTGGTGGAATTCCTGCACGCGCTGGAGGTGCACGACGAGACCGCGGGGCTGGAGACCTTGAGCAAGGTGCCCACCCTGGTGGCCTGCGGTGACCGCGACCTGCTCACCCCGCTGGAGTACTCCCAGGAGATGGCGCGCGCGATGCCGAAGGCCGAACTGCTGATCGTCGGTGGCGCAGGACATCTGGTGCAGCTGGAACGGCCGGAGGTGATCGACGATGCGCTGGTGCGTCTGGTCGAGCGGGCCACCCCGTCGAAGCTGGTGGCACTGACGCGCCGGGTGCGGGAACGGGTGTGGTCCTATGAGTGA
- a CDS encoding STAS domain-containing protein gives MTEHGHKRSGRCTVSPRRDGDALLLHVAGDLDVLTAPTLMTHLDVALTSGAALVIVDLLDVEFLSSAGISVLVETHRLTEPAGVSLRVVAEGPATSRPMRLMCVDQIIDLYPTLEDARQGRPAPA, from the coding sequence ATGACTGAACATGGGCACAAACGCAGCGGTCGCTGCACGGTGAGCCCGCGCCGCGACGGCGACGCCCTGCTGCTGCACGTCGCCGGGGATCTCGACGTCCTGACCGCGCCGACGCTGATGACGCATCTCGACGTCGCGCTGACCAGCGGCGCCGCGTTGGTGATCGTGGACCTGCTCGACGTCGAATTCCTCTCGTCGGCAGGCATCAGCGTGCTGGTCGAGACGCATCGCCTCACCGAACCCGCGGGGGTGTCGCTGCGGGTGGTCGCGGAGGGGCCGGCCACCAGCAGGCCGATGCGGCTGATGTGCGTCGACCAGATCATCGATCTCTACCCGACCTTGGAGGACGCCCGGCAGGGCCGGCCGGCCCCGGCCTGA